The following coding sequences are from one Natrarchaeobaculum sulfurireducens window:
- a CDS encoding methylaspartate ammonia-lyase — protein MEITDIHATPGYSGFFFDDQRAIKQGAQQDGFTYDGDPVTDGFDEIRQAGETIVVDVELADGTHHRGDCAAVQYSGAGGRDPLFKAEEYVPVVEGAVTEAFVGRDARSFLENADALEELMVDGGRLHTAIRYGVSQALLAAAAHAEGTTMTDVMADALGTDPATEPVPVFGQSGDARYINTEKMFIKGVPVLPHALINSVEKIGQEGETLLEYVEWLRERSQELGPDGYEPRFHIDVYGMIGEVFGAPYDREEVVDYFGALEEAAAPYPLQIEGPMDVGDREGQIESMVELRQGLADAGVNVDLVADEWCNTFEDVQAFVDAGAADLVQVKTPDLGSVHRSGQAVRYCEGTDTRAYLGGTCNETETSARACAHVALATNAAQVLAKPGMGFDEGYMIVENEMRRTVARRAREQQLADTDEITADD, from the coding sequence ATGGAAATTACTGATATTCACGCGACGCCCGGCTACTCCGGGTTCTTCTTCGACGACCAGCGCGCGATCAAGCAGGGAGCACAGCAGGACGGCTTTACGTACGACGGCGATCCCGTCACGGACGGCTTCGACGAGATCCGCCAGGCTGGCGAGACGATCGTCGTAGACGTCGAACTCGCCGACGGAACCCACCACCGCGGCGACTGTGCGGCGGTCCAGTACTCCGGTGCTGGCGGACGCGATCCGCTGTTCAAAGCCGAGGAGTACGTCCCGGTCGTCGAAGGGGCGGTCACCGAGGCGTTCGTCGGCCGCGACGCGAGGTCGTTCCTCGAGAACGCCGACGCGCTCGAGGAACTGATGGTCGATGGCGGCCGACTCCACACGGCGATCCGGTACGGCGTCTCCCAGGCGCTGCTGGCCGCGGCGGCCCACGCCGAGGGGACGACGATGACCGACGTGATGGCCGACGCACTCGGTACCGACCCCGCAACGGAGCCAGTGCCGGTTTTCGGCCAGTCCGGTGACGCCCGCTACATCAACACCGAGAAGATGTTTATCAAGGGCGTCCCCGTCCTCCCGCACGCACTGATCAACAGCGTCGAGAAAATCGGCCAGGAGGGTGAGACCTTGCTCGAGTACGTCGAGTGGCTCAGAGAGCGGTCACAGGAACTCGGGCCTGACGGCTACGAGCCCCGATTCCACATCGACGTCTACGGGATGATCGGTGAGGTCTTCGGCGCACCGTACGACCGTGAGGAAGTGGTCGACTACTTCGGCGCACTCGAGGAGGCGGCCGCGCCGTATCCTCTGCAGATCGAGGGGCCGATGGACGTCGGCGACCGCGAAGGACAGATCGAATCGATGGTCGAACTCCGCCAGGGACTCGCTGATGCGGGTGTCAACGTCGACCTCGTCGCCGACGAGTGGTGTAACACTTTCGAGGACGTCCAGGCGTTCGTCGATGCCGGTGCGGCCGACCTCGTGCAAGTGAAGACACCCGACCTGGGGAGCGTCCACCGAAGCGGACAGGCTGTCAGGTACTGTGAAGGAACCGATACGCGCGCGTATCTCGGCGGGACCTGTAACGAGACGGAAACGTCCGCGCGGGCCTGTGCGCACGTGGCGCTCGCGACCAACGCCGCACAGGTGCTTGCGAAACCGGGAATGGGCTTCGACGAGGGCTACATGATCGTCGAAAACGAGATGCGACGAACCGTCGCGCGACGAGCGCGCGAACAGCAGCTAGCCGACACCGACGAAATTACTGCAGATGACTGA
- a CDS encoding GTP cyclohydrolase III, giving the protein MTNTQVTLVQIDNYGPWTVTPEPRREADLQTLQSRLYADISQFVGNRGGYVFFTRFDNMIAVTNGLSMDDHALLQESVGNRYPVTLSLGVATATSPVQALADATEHVQDAGSAQDENRRECLEGRIVDDTSRTTEDIQIAHFDVVNATGNYTDELNAFDTFIEIEQGYAELMRHMRYAHDSLSFFVGGDNVIVVCPDLEKPDYEEAISHVKAAVDVTMQVGVGRGENAHDAGYAAKHALETCRSDGTRVEFEW; this is encoded by the coding sequence GTGACTAACACGCAGGTGACCCTCGTTCAGATCGACAACTACGGGCCATGGACGGTGACGCCGGAGCCACGCCGCGAGGCCGACCTCCAGACGCTACAATCCCGACTGTACGCCGACATCTCCCAGTTCGTCGGAAACCGTGGAGGGTACGTCTTCTTTACCCGCTTTGACAACATGATCGCGGTCACGAACGGGCTTTCGATGGACGACCACGCACTCCTTCAGGAGTCCGTCGGAAATCGGTATCCCGTCACACTCAGCCTCGGCGTCGCGACCGCTACGAGCCCCGTCCAGGCGCTCGCCGACGCGACCGAACACGTCCAAGACGCCGGCAGTGCCCAGGATGAAAACCGACGGGAGTGTCTCGAGGGACGGATCGTCGACGACACCTCTCGAACGACCGAGGACATCCAGATCGCTCACTTCGACGTCGTCAACGCGACCGGTAACTACACCGACGAGCTCAACGCGTTCGACACGTTCATCGAGATCGAACAGGGCTACGCCGAACTGATGAGACACATGCGCTATGCCCACGACAGCCTCTCGTTTTTCGTCGGCGGCGACAACGTCATCGTCGTCTGTCCCGACCTCGAGAAGCCCGACTACGAGGAAGCGATCAGCCACGTCAAAGCGGCCGTCGACGTCACGATGCAGGTCGGCGTCGGTCGCGGCGAGAACGCACACGATGCCGGCTACGCCGCAAAACACGCCCTCGAGACCTGCCGATCGGACGGGACTCGGGTCGAATTCGAGTGGTGA
- a CDS encoding GNAT family N-acetyltransferase yields MAIEIDHARVDELEAITDMWVALARSQRSHGSCVRADVNRQTMRETLAAHLTADGLLVARIDGDPVGFASVSVERGALDLDATRGTLSNLYVEPAYRDRGIGSKLLEAVDASFSEAGVDVVTLEVMAENDAARRFYHRHGFETFRVTMHRQLEDRSKNDTHSKEER; encoded by the coding sequence ATGGCCATAGAAATTGATCACGCACGTGTCGACGAACTCGAGGCGATCACCGACATGTGGGTCGCACTCGCTCGAAGTCAGCGATCACACGGGTCGTGCGTTCGCGCCGACGTCAATCGCCAGACGATGCGCGAAACGCTCGCTGCCCACCTGACGGCCGATGGACTGCTGGTCGCTCGCATCGACGGCGACCCCGTCGGATTCGCTTCTGTCTCGGTCGAACGAGGTGCACTCGACCTCGATGCGACTCGGGGAACGCTCTCGAACCTGTACGTCGAGCCAGCGTATCGCGACCGGGGAATCGGATCGAAACTCCTCGAGGCCGTCGACGCCTCGTTCAGCGAGGCTGGCGTCGACGTCGTCACCCTCGAGGTGATGGCCGAGAACGATGCCGCCAGACGATTCTATCATCGTCACGGCTTCGAAACGTTTCGGGTAACGATGCACCGGCAGCTCGAGGATCGATCTAAAAACGACACACACTCAAAGGAAGAGCGCTAA
- a CDS encoding DUF5785 family protein — protein sequence MSADWPHDPDGEEGSEGGRKYDMRIIADKVDDEEDFPLDRDAFVDEYGDHPIRINHQKVVALSDIFEYVEEDEFETILDMHKAVGKAMRAGNFWEYHPKGSEPEKKRA from the coding sequence ATGAGTGCGGACTGGCCACACGATCCGGACGGCGAGGAAGGAAGCGAAGGCGGACGGAAATACGACATGCGGATCATCGCCGACAAGGTCGACGACGAGGAGGACTTCCCCCTCGACCGTGACGCCTTCGTCGACGAGTATGGTGACCACCCCATCCGCATCAACCATCAGAAAGTCGTCGCGCTCAGCGACATCTTCGAGTACGTCGAAGAAGACGAGTTCGAGACGATTCTCGACATGCACAAGGCGGTCGGAAAAGCGATGCGAGCGGGCAACTTCTGGGAGTACCACCCCAAGGGATCGGAACCCGAGAAGAAACGCGCCTGA
- the glmS gene encoding methylaspartate mutase subunit S: MVPNTMSQTVVLGVIGSDAHVVGITILEQAFSAAGFDVVNLGVQTSQEEFAEAAVAHDAGAVLVSSLYGHAEQDCQGFHQVLEEAGVDAATYIGGNLAVGQDDFEETRATFEALGFDRVFDSETDPEEAIAALRDDLGLTTTDTERATISS; encoded by the coding sequence ATGGTTCCGAATACGATGTCCCAAACGGTCGTCCTCGGCGTGATCGGCTCGGACGCTCACGTCGTCGGCATTACGATCTTAGAGCAGGCTTTCAGTGCAGCTGGATTCGACGTCGTCAACCTCGGCGTCCAGACCTCCCAGGAGGAGTTCGCCGAGGCCGCAGTAGCACACGACGCCGGGGCCGTACTGGTCTCGTCGCTCTACGGTCACGCCGAACAGGACTGCCAGGGCTTCCATCAGGTCCTCGAGGAGGCCGGGGTCGACGCCGCCACCTACATTGGCGGGAACCTGGCCGTCGGCCAGGACGATTTCGAGGAGACGCGAGCGACGTTCGAAGCGCTCGGCTTCGACCGCGTCTTCGACTCCGAGACCGATCCCGAAGAGGCCATCGCGGCGCTTCGGGACGATCTCGGGCTCACGACCACCGATACGGAACGAGCGACCATCAGTTCCTAG
- a CDS encoding phosphoglycerate kinase has translation MIDTLDDLDVEGTTVGVRVDVNSPIDDDGTLADDARLRAHVDTLAELIERGGRVAVLAHQGRPGGDEFVSLESHADRLSELLGQPVGYVDATFSDAAREAVRSLENGECVVLENTRFYSEEYMEFEPERAAQTHLVTGLAPVLDAYVNDAFAAAHRSQPSLVGFPTVVPGYAGRVLESELDVLGTIEETPEPRVYVLGGAKVPDSIDVAWSILEKGLADHVLTAGVVGNVFLIADGVDLGDASSDFIYDQGYWDEIDRAADLLDAYGDRIALPRDVAVSRDGNRHVLGVNALPPRGDEAAMDIGDLTLEYYQRILDDAGTVILNGPAGVFEQSEFERGTRELYGAATDAPTSIVGGGDTASALRRLGIEGFSHVSTGGGAALRMLTAEPLPAVTVLENGHRN, from the coding sequence ATGATCGATACCCTCGACGATCTGGACGTCGAAGGGACCACCGTCGGTGTCCGTGTCGACGTCAACAGTCCGATCGACGACGACGGGACACTCGCCGACGACGCCCGACTGCGCGCCCACGTCGATACCCTTGCGGAACTCATAGAGCGAGGCGGACGGGTCGCCGTACTCGCCCACCAGGGCCGACCTGGCGGTGACGAGTTCGTCTCGCTCGAATCTCATGCAGATCGCCTCTCCGAGTTGCTCGGTCAACCGGTCGGATACGTCGATGCGACGTTCAGCGACGCCGCACGCGAGGCCGTTCGATCGCTTGAGAACGGCGAGTGTGTCGTCCTCGAGAACACCCGATTTTACAGCGAGGAGTACATGGAGTTCGAGCCCGAGCGAGCCGCCCAGACGCACCTCGTCACCGGTCTCGCTCCCGTTCTCGACGCGTACGTCAACGACGCGTTCGCGGCTGCTCACCGTTCACAACCCTCACTCGTCGGCTTCCCAACCGTCGTCCCTGGGTACGCCGGTCGCGTACTGGAATCCGAACTCGACGTTCTGGGAACGATAGAAGAGACGCCCGAACCCCGCGTCTACGTCCTCGGCGGTGCGAAGGTTCCCGATTCCATCGACGTTGCCTGGTCGATCTTAGAGAAGGGGTTGGCCGATCACGTCCTCACCGCCGGTGTCGTCGGGAACGTCTTTCTCATCGCTGACGGCGTCGATCTCGGTGATGCCAGCTCCGATTTCATCTACGACCAGGGATACTGGGACGAGATCGATCGGGCCGCTGACCTGCTCGACGCCTATGGCGACCGGATCGCACTTCCTCGGGACGTCGCCGTCTCACGCGACGGGAACCGTCACGTACTCGGCGTAAACGCACTCCCACCGCGTGGTGACGAGGCGGCAATGGACATCGGTGATCTCACGCTCGAGTACTACCAGCGGATTCTTGACGACGCGGGGACGGTCATCCTCAACGGCCCCGCGGGAGTCTTCGAACAGTCCGAGTTCGAACGTGGCACCCGTGAACTGTACGGCGCCGCGACGGACGCCCCCACGAGTATCGTCGGCGGCGGCGACACCGCCTCTGCACTCCGTCGACTCGGAATCGAGGGCTTCTCCCACGTCAGCACCGGTGGCGGAGCCGCCTTACGGATGCTCACCGCCGAGCCCCTACCAGCCGTTACGGTTCTCGAAAATGGCCATAGAAATTGA
- the mct gene encoding succinyl-CoA:mesaconate CoA-transferase, with the protein MGALSNLRVLDLTQVLAGPYCTMLLADMGADVVKIERPGGDLIRSNPPFVDDSGAEAYGGYFQSVNRGKKSIELNFGDEEDREDFLSLVEEADVLVENYRAGTMEKYDLGYETLTEYNPDLIYSSIRGFGDPRTGETDRQGQPSFDLIAQALGGVMEITGQEDGPPTKVGPGIGDLFTAALNCVGILAAVNHRAQTGEGQYVDTGMYDSMISMTERAIYQQSYTGEAPTRQGNSHPTLFPYDAFETADGYAVIAAFNDRHWSDLCDVMGRADLATEYPTTADRLKNREILRAELEEWAAERETDALVDALEGQVPAAPVQTTEEIFEDPHVHARDMLVTVEQPGSDTDVEIAGSAIKMSKTEPRPRGRAPLLDEHREELLGEEAETTADD; encoded by the coding sequence ATGGGAGCGCTTTCGAATTTGCGCGTGTTAGACCTGACCCAGGTGCTTGCTGGCCCCTACTGCACGATGTTACTCGCGGATATGGGAGCAGACGTCGTCAAGATCGAGCGCCCGGGCGGCGACCTCATCCGATCGAACCCACCGTTCGTCGATGACTCCGGAGCCGAGGCCTACGGCGGCTACTTCCAGAGCGTCAATCGAGGCAAAAAGAGCATCGAGCTAAACTTCGGCGACGAAGAAGACCGGGAAGACTTCCTCTCGCTCGTCGAGGAAGCCGACGTCCTCGTCGAGAACTATCGTGCGGGCACGATGGAGAAATACGACCTCGGCTACGAGACACTCACCGAGTACAACCCCGACCTCATCTACTCCTCGATCCGCGGCTTCGGCGATCCGCGGACCGGCGAAACCGACCGCCAGGGCCAGCCGTCGTTCGACCTCATCGCCCAGGCGCTCGGCGGCGTCATGGAGATCACCGGCCAGGAGGACGGTCCACCGACGAAGGTCGGCCCCGGTATCGGCGACCTCTTCACCGCGGCGCTAAACTGTGTGGGAATCCTCGCTGCCGTCAACCATCGCGCACAGACCGGCGAGGGCCAGTACGTCGACACCGGCATGTACGACTCGATGATCAGCATGACCGAGCGGGCGATCTACCAGCAGTCGTACACCGGTGAGGCCCCCACCCGACAAGGCAACTCTCACCCAACGTTGTTCCCCTACGATGCGTTCGAGACCGCCGACGGCTACGCCGTCATCGCCGCGTTCAACGACCGCCACTGGTCTGATCTCTGTGACGTGATGGGGCGGGCGGACCTCGCAACGGAGTACCCGACGACCGCAGACCGGCTGAAAAACCGCGAGATACTCCGTGCGGAACTCGAGGAGTGGGCGGCCGAACGGGAAACCGATGCGTTGGTCGACGCCCTCGAGGGCCAGGTCCCCGCCGCGCCAGTCCAGACGACCGAGGAGATCTTCGAGGACCCACACGTGCACGCCCGAGATATGCTGGTCACAGTCGAGCAGCCGGGAAGCGATACCGACGTCGAGATCGCCGGCAGCGCGATCAAAATGTCGAAGACCGAGCCCAGACCGCGGGGCCGTGCGCCGCTGCTCGACGAACACCGCGAGGAACTCCTCGGCGAGGAAGCCGAGACGACCGCGGACGATTGA
- the mch gene encoding 2-methylfumaryl-CoA hydratase has translation MTDWTDPDTFAQALEHAETREKGNCFEDFAEGDVIEHDPGLTLTKWGNEAWMSQTLNHDPAYWRPDAAADRGFEEPPIHPDYLTAATLGITVEDLSEKGGYFLGRTDVRFAQDAVYPGTHMSVESEVVNTATSSSRPQYGIVSWRTRAKDLETDDLLMSYERTNMIPRREPLETDGGATATEEDDDNDLPETFVTPEGGYFEDFVDALEIADEENGAVAYRHERGRTQDDVTVAQLPLATLNTAKQHHNVDVMADSPSGDIVTYGDVTRSTALGHARSDERTWREVGFDDESFHTFVTPGDTVYAFTRVLEADDDASSDVAGTVRFQHIAFNQDDVPVYSGTRTAEIQKRSN, from the coding sequence ATGACTGATTGGACCGATCCCGATACGTTCGCACAGGCACTCGAGCACGCCGAAACGCGCGAGAAGGGCAACTGCTTCGAGGACTTCGCGGAGGGGGATGTTATCGAACACGACCCCGGTCTGACCCTCACGAAGTGGGGCAACGAGGCGTGGATGAGCCAAACGCTCAACCACGATCCGGCCTACTGGCGACCCGACGCGGCCGCCGACCGCGGCTTCGAGGAGCCACCGATTCACCCGGACTACCTCACCGCCGCAACGCTTGGGATCACCGTCGAGGATCTGAGCGAGAAAGGCGGTTACTTCCTCGGACGGACGGACGTTCGCTTCGCCCAGGACGCCGTCTATCCGGGCACGCATATGTCCGTCGAAAGTGAGGTCGTCAACACCGCGACCTCGAGTTCCCGGCCCCAGTACGGCATCGTCTCCTGGCGCACCCGTGCGAAAGACCTCGAGACCGACGACCTGCTCATGTCCTACGAGCGGACGAACATGATCCCACGACGGGAACCGCTCGAGACGGACGGTGGCGCGACGGCGACAGAGGAAGACGATGACAACGACCTTCCAGAAACGTTCGTCACCCCCGAAGGCGGCTACTTCGAGGACTTCGTCGACGCACTCGAGATCGCAGACGAGGAGAACGGGGCGGTCGCCTACCGGCACGAACGCGGGCGCACCCAGGACGATGTCACGGTCGCCCAGCTCCCACTCGCGACGCTGAACACCGCCAAGCAACACCACAACGTGGACGTGATGGCCGACTCGCCGTCGGGCGATATCGTCACTTACGGCGACGTCACCCGTTCGACCGCGCTGGGTCACGCCCGTTCGGACGAACGAACCTGGCGCGAGGTCGGTTTCGACGACGAATCGTTTCACACGTTCGTCACCCCTGGTGACACTGTCTACGCCTTCACGCGCGTGCTTGAGGCAGACGACGACGCCTCGAGCGACGTGGCAGGCACCGTGCGCTTCCAGCACATCGCGTTCAACCAGGACGACGTTCCCGTCTACTCGGGAACACGAACCGCGGAGATTCAAAAACGTTCTAACTAA
- a CDS encoding methylaspartate mutase subunit E: MIRDERIPSDELRRIDEEIRSDWPTGADVDFEEAIAYHESLPERKRFADVLESADKPLLQPRAGVPRLDDQIELLEYLHGEGKADLLPTTIDSYTRDNEYEKAQQGLEKARETGDDTLNGFPAVNHGVEGCRELIEAIDAPIEVRHGTPDARLLAAITFAGGFQSFEGGPISYNIPYTKRHGLEETIERWQFVDRLAGAYTQRGVRINREPFGPLTGTLVPPSIAIAIGIVEGQLAATQGVRSITLGYGQVGNVVQDVAALNALRDLANEYLPDEVVVTTVFHEWMGGFPPDEARANGVISLGGMTAAIAQPDKVITKSPQEFQGVPTMQANAAGLRTTRQVIDMAIEQNIGIDGIVEEQDLIERETRCLMDAIFTHGDGDVVQGTIKAFDSGALDVPFAPSDSAKGAILPARDDDGRVRIFEWADLEMDDDIKEIHKARLSQRADTEGREQSFRMVADDVDAISDGKLIGRP; encoded by the coding sequence ATGATACGAGACGAACGGATACCATCCGACGAGCTACGGCGTATCGACGAGGAAATCAGGTCAGACTGGCCGACGGGTGCCGACGTCGACTTCGAGGAAGCGATCGCATATCACGAATCGCTCCCCGAGCGCAAGCGATTCGCAGACGTTCTCGAGTCGGCCGATAAGCCCCTGTTGCAGCCGCGAGCTGGCGTGCCACGACTCGACGACCAGATCGAACTGCTGGAGTACCTCCACGGCGAGGGTAAGGCGGATCTCTTACCGACGACGATCGACTCGTACACGCGCGACAACGAGTACGAGAAGGCCCAGCAGGGACTCGAAAAGGCCAGAGAGACGGGCGACGACACGTTGAACGGGTTTCCCGCGGTCAACCACGGCGTCGAGGGCTGTCGCGAACTGATCGAGGCGATCGACGCCCCGATCGAGGTCCGCCACGGGACCCCCGACGCCCGATTGCTCGCGGCGATCACCTTCGCCGGCGGCTTTCAGAGCTTCGAGGGCGGGCCGATCTCGTACAACATTCCATACACGAAACGCCACGGCCTCGAGGAGACGATCGAGCGCTGGCAGTTCGTCGATCGGCTTGCCGGTGCGTACACCCAACGCGGGGTTCGCATCAACCGCGAACCGTTCGGGCCGCTGACCGGGACGCTCGTGCCGCCATCGATCGCTATCGCGATCGGGATCGTCGAGGGACAGCTCGCGGCCACCCAGGGCGTGCGCTCGATCACGCTCGGCTACGGGCAGGTCGGCAACGTCGTCCAAGACGTCGCGGCCCTGAACGCGCTGCGAGACCTCGCGAACGAGTACCTGCCGGATGAAGTCGTCGTCACGACGGTCTTCCACGAGTGGATGGGCGGGTTCCCGCCGGACGAGGCGCGTGCGAACGGCGTGATCAGTCTCGGTGGGATGACCGCGGCCATTGCCCAACCGGATAAAGTCATCACGAAGTCACCCCAGGAGTTCCAGGGTGTTCCGACGATGCAGGCCAACGCCGCCGGTCTCCGAACAACCCGGCAGGTCATCGACATGGCCATCGAACAGAACATCGGCATCGACGGCATCGTGGAGGAACAAGACCTCATCGAACGCGAGACACGGTGTCTGATGGACGCGATCTTTACCCACGGCGACGGCGACGTCGTCCAGGGAACGATCAAGGCATTCGATTCGGGCGCGCTGGACGTGCCGTTTGCCCCCAGTGACAGCGCAAAGGGAGCAATCCTCCCCGCTCGAGACGACGACGGACGCGTCCGCATCTTCGAGTGGGCCGACCTCGAGATGGACGACGACATCAAAGAGATTCACAAGGCGCGACTCTCACAGCGAGCCGACACCGAGGGCCGCGAACAATCGTTCCGAATGGTTGCCGACGACGTCGACGCGATCAGCGACGGAAAACTCATCGGTCGCCCATAA
- a CDS encoding CBS domain-containing protein, protein MESELSVRDILTTEYVGVSESDTVLGAVRLMRDERSSCVLVVRGSDPVGIMTEWDVLGVVGDESDPGETTVEAAMTTPVISVSPERSLTDVATMMARENIRNVVVETEDELLGVVTQRDVIAAAGSFQATTAPTRSNEGPAAIEPAIDDEMTPVDEPADDRIVPNGGDEYSTQGVCEACGSLADQLRDANGQLVCPDCRAV, encoded by the coding sequence ATGGAATCAGAACTGTCGGTCAGGGATATCTTGACGACCGAATACGTCGGCGTCAGCGAGTCGGACACCGTCCTCGGGGCGGTTCGACTGATGCGCGACGAGCGCTCGAGTTGTGTCCTCGTCGTCCGGGGCTCGGATCCAGTCGGGATCATGACGGAGTGGGACGTCCTCGGCGTCGTCGGCGATGAGTCCGATCCAGGCGAAACGACCGTCGAAGCAGCGATGACGACTCCCGTTATCTCGGTCTCGCCGGAACGGTCGCTCACCGACGTCGCGACGATGATGGCTCGGGAAAACATCCGGAACGTCGTCGTCGAGACCGAAGACGAACTCCTCGGCGTCGTAACTCAGCGCGACGTCATCGCGGCTGCGGGATCGTTCCAGGCGACGACGGCACCGACGCGATCGAACGAGGGGCCAGCGGCCATAGAGCCCGCCATCGACGACGAAATGACCCCGGTTGACGAGCCAGCCGACGACCGGATCGTCCCGAACGGCGGTGACGAGTACTCGACGCAGGGCGTCTGTGAGGCCTGTGGCTCCCTCGCCGACCAACTGCGGGATGCAAACGGACAGCTCGTTTGCCCGGACTGTCGAGCAGTATGA